One window of the Pempheris klunzingeri isolate RE-2024b chromosome 10, fPemKlu1.hap1, whole genome shotgun sequence genome contains the following:
- the klhl23 gene encoding kelch-like protein 23 yields the protein MSLKQDEIYTYDFCDGDHAAELLDALRRFYISGLFTDVTLQCGESGQVFHCHKAMLSARSSYFKVMFTADMRERSNSVIKLTGVDCGVLGALVNYVYTAQVCITESNVQSLLEAADLLQFISVKRACEEFLVRLLDVDNCLGMHAFAQLHLCPSLEREARRVMLSRFAELLQQEEFLELDHERVRSVLAAQNLTVQKDEVLVDAVVKWVGHDLDNRVHHTADLLHSIHLDLDEIYFKATLEVHRQCLQSSEGKFKAMIIQALRSNGKDMSTSRKMSSSMYVIGGYYWHPLCEVHIWDPISNTWVQGKDIPDPTRESYSVSLLGANIYVTGGYRTNTVEALNNVSVYNCDYDEWTEGCPMITARYYHCSVALHGCIYAIGGYRGGAPEQETEFYDPLKKKWFPVAKMIQGVGNATACVMGDNIYVTGGHYGYRGNCTYDKIQVYRQDVNEWSILTISPHPEYGLCSVPLDNKLYLVGGQTTIADCYDMERDEWRPVSVMKERRMECGAVVINGCIYVTGGYSYSKGTYLQSIEKYDPQLDSWEIVGTLPSPARSHGCVCVFNV from the exons ATGTCGCTTAAGCAGGATGAAATCTACACATACGACTTCTGTGATGGTGACCACGCAGCTGAGCTCCTGGATGCGCTCAGGCGCTTCTACATCAGCGGCCTGTTTACCGACGTTACCCTGCAATGTGGCGAGTCCGGGCAGGTGTTCCACTGCCACAAGGCGATGCTGTCCGCCCGCAGCTCCTATTTTAAAGTCATGTTCACAGCTGATATGAGAGAGAGGTCAAACAGCGTGATCAAGCTGACCGGGGTGGACTGCGGCGTCCTGGGTGCCCTGGTGAACTACGTGTACACTGCTCAGGTGTGCATCACCGAGAGCAACGTGCAGAGCCTGCTGGAGGCTGCAGACCTCCTGCAGTTCATCTCTGTGAAACGAGCCTGCGAGGAGTTTCTCGTCCGCCTCCTCGATGTGGATAACTGCCTGGGGATGCACGCTTTTGCTCAGCTGCATCTGTGTCCCAGCCTGGAGAGGGAGGCCCGCAGGGTGATGCTGAGCAGGTTCGCGGAGCTCCTTCAGCAGGAGGAGTTCCTGGAGCTGGATCATGAGAGGGTGAGATCAGTTCTGGCCGCTCAGAACCTCACCGTGCAGAAGGACGAGGTGCTGGTTGATGCTGTAGTGAAATGGGTAGGGCATGACTTGGACAATCGTGTGCACCACACTGCAGACTTGCTGCACTCCATCCATCTGGACCTGGATGAGATTTACTTCAAGGCTACTTTAGAGGTGCACAGGCAATGCTTGCAGAGCAGTGAAGGGAAATTTAAAGCTATGATCATTCAGGCTTTAAGGTCCAATGGCAAGGACATGTCCACGAGCAGAAAAATGTCTTCCAGCATGTATGTCATCGGTGGATACTACTGGCACCCTCTGTGTGAAGTCCACATATGGGATCCCATCAGCAACACCTGGGTGCAAGGAAAAGACATACCTGATCCCACCAGAGAGAGCTACAGCGTCAGTTTGCTGGGAGCGAACATCTATGTGACTGGTGGTTACAGGACGAACACTGTTGAGGCTCTGAACAACGTTTCAGTTTATAACTGCGACTACGATGAGTGGACGGAGGGTTGCCCCATGATCACAGCCAGATACTACCACTGCTCGGTGGCTTTGCATGGCTGTATTTATGCCATCGGAGGCTACAGAGGAGGAGCTCCAGAGCAAGAGACTGAATTTTATGACCCTCTGAAAAAGAAATGGTTCCCTGTGGCCAAAATGATCCAAG GGGTAGGAAATGCTACAGCCTGTGTGATGGGAGATAACATCTATGTGACTGGAGGTCATTATGGCTACAGAGGAAACTGCACCTACGACAAAATCCAAGTTTACAGGCAAGATGTCAATGAGTGGAGTATCCTCACCATAAGTCCTCATCCAG AGTACGGGCTGTGCTCTGTGCCCCTCGACAACAAGCTGTATTTGGTGGGTGGACAGACGACTATAGCAGACTGCTACGACATGGAGAGAGACGAATGGAGACCAGTATCggtgatgaaggagaggaggatggagtgTGGGGCTGTGGTGATAAATGGATGTATTTATGTAACAGGGGGATACTCCTACTCAAAAGGGACTTATCTGCAGAGCATTGAGAAGTACGACCCTCAGTTGGACTCTTGGGAGATTGTGGGGACTCTTCCCAGCCCGGCCAGATCACacggatgtgtttgtgttttcaatgTTTAG
- the ssb gene encoding lupus La protein — translation MAENQHGMSPLETKVARQMEYYFGDHNLPRDKFLKEQLQLDDGWVTLETMLKFNRLKSLTTDSSVIVAALQKSKSGLLEISEDKTKVRRSPEKPLPEINDEYKDALKHKSVYIKGFPLETTLDEIQEWLSGKGIIENIQMRRNLQRQFKGSVFLCFDTEESSKQFLQRSDLKSFKDNEMIVLSREDYHAKKAEERKQFKAETKAKAKQDKEQQQKHAEEKEMGLLLDEQTGCLLKFSGELEDVSREDFHALFSGHGKIKWVDFTRGAKEGTLLFDGSAKEAFDKATEASGGELKIKDNSVTWQLLEGDEEKEELKKIIEAQQESYSRNKGRGGRGRSGGRGRGGRRGRGGRDQGRSQYRGKKTKFDSDDDEDDAPSAPKRELEDADGPAAKVAKTENGS, via the exons ATGGCAGAAAATCAACATGGGATGTCTCCTCTTGAAACGAAAGTGGCACGACAAATGGAG TACTACTTTGGGGATCACAATCTTCCCAGAGACAAGTTTCTCAAAGAACAACTGCAGCTTGATGATGGCTGGGTGACTCTGGAGACGATGCTTAAATTCAACAG ACTGAAATCTTTAACTACAGACAGCAGCGTCATCGTTGCAGCTCTTCAGAAATCAAAGTCTGGCCTCTTGGAAATCAGTGAAGACAAGACTAAAGTCAGGAGGTCTCCAGAAAAACCCTTACCTGAAATCAATGATGAGTACAAAGATGCTCTTAAACACAAATCTGTCTACATC AAAGGGTTTCCTCTCGAAACTACCCTTGATGAGATTCAGGAGTGGCTGAGCGGGAAAGGCATCATAGAAAACATTCAGATGAGGAGAAACCTGCAAAGGCAATTCAAG GgatcagtgtttctctgcttcGACACAGAAGAGTCATCTAAGCAGTTCTTACAACGTTCAGACCTAAAATCCTTCAAAGACAACGAGATGATTGTTTTATCGAG AGAAGACTACCATGCAAAGAAagcagaagagagaaaacagttcaaggcagagacaaaagcaaaagcTAAACA GGACAAGGaacaacagcagaaacatgcagaagagaaagaaatg GGTCTGCTTTTGGATGAGCAGACAGGTTGCTTGTTGAAGTTTTCAGGAGAGCTTGAAGATGTTTCAAGAGAGGACTTTCATGCATTGTTCTCTGGGCACGGAAAGATAAAGTGGGTCGACTTTACAAGAGGGGCCAAAGAG GGCACCCTGCTTTTCGATGGGAGTGCAAAGGAAGCGTTTGATAAGGCCACAGAGGCGAGCGGCGGAGAATTGAAAATCAAGGACAACAGCGTTACGTGGCAGTTGCTTGAGGGcgatgaggagaaagaggagctgaagaagataATCGAAGCCCAACAAGAATCATACAGCAGGAACAAAGGCAGAG GTGGCAGAGGAAGATCAggtggcagaggaagaggaggtcgAAGGGGAAGAGGTGGCAGAGATCAAGGCAGAAGTCAATACAGGggcaaaaagacaaaatttgatagtgatgatgatgaggacgaTG CACCCTCCGCCCCAAAGAGAGAACTAGAAGACGCTGATGGTCCTGCAGCGAAGGTAGCCAAAACTGAAAACGGATCTTAG
- the mettl5 gene encoding rRNA N(6)-adenosine-methyltransferase METTL5 — translation MKLKELESCLQQVDTFEKPKILLEQYPTSPHIAACMLYTIQSTFDDIDGKLVADLGCGCGVLSIGAAMLDAGLCVGFDIDTDALDIFRRNAEEFEISNVDLVQCDLCSLEAEAYAKKFDTVIMNPPFGTKHNQGMDMKFLRAALTMAKTAVYSLHKTSTREHIQKKANDWGVKMDVIAELRYDLPASYKFHKKKSVDIQVDFLRFSKA, via the exons ATGAAACTAAAAGAGCTGGAAAGTTGCTTACAGCAAGTGGACACATTTGAAAAGCCAAAAATCCTCCTTGAGCAATATCCAACCAGCCCTCATATCGCAG CATGCATGCTTTATACAATCCAGAGTACGTTTGATGACATTGATGGTAAACTAGTGGCTGATCTGGGATGTGGCTGTGGAGTCCTCAGCATCGGGGCTGCGATGCTTGATGCAGG CTTGTGCGTCGGCTTCGACATAGACACCGACGCGCTGGACATTTTCAGGAGAAATGCAGAGGAATTTGAGATTTCTAACGTGGATCTGGTCCAGTGTGACCTCTGTTCCCTGGAGGCAGAGGCTTATGCCAAAAAGTTTGACACTGTGATAATGAATCCTCCATTTGGGACCAAACACAACCAAG GCATGGACATGAAGTTCCTGAGGGCCGCTCTAACAATGGCGAAGACAGCAGTGTATTCACTTCATAAAACATCAACACGAGAG CACATACAAAAGAAAGCTAATGATTGGGGAGTGAAAATGGACGTAATAGCAG AATTAAGATACGACTTGCCAGCATCATACAAGTTCCACAAAAAGAAATCG GTTGACATCCAAGTGGATTTCCTACGATTCTCCAAAGCCTGA